Proteins encoded in a region of the Candidatus Moanabacter tarae genome:
- the pigH gene encoding 4-hydroxy-2,2'-bipyrrole-5-methanol synthase PigH, giving the protein MSSLQLDAVPLSPAQTSEELCSIFKRCRDDDTTKLRLKYNPWYHTIEKQMGSRVIVDGREMIMLSSNDYLGLTNHPKVLEAGKKALDRWGSSTTGSRLANGSRRYHIDLETKLAEFLGKEDCHVSTAGYLSCMSAVATYASKGDLILVDRNVHSSLWCGITQTGAKVERFSHNSPEDLANILQFEQKETPKILVIEGVYSMEGHIATIPEFLEVIKYQNCFVVVDDAHGVGVLGHGGRGTVDHLGVTESVDIITGSLSKALSSTGGFVAGSKEVIEFLRTHSKQTIFSAGISPCQAACAEAALDILQSEPEHLERLWENTRFYKALLAELNLDTWNSETAAVPIVLGNKEKTYRMWHSLMEKGIFSVMAVSPGVIPGKDMIRTSISARHTREDLEIIAEALTDIAKKL; this is encoded by the coding sequence ATGAGCAGCCTCCAACTTGACGCCGTGCCTTTGTCCCCTGCCCAGACCTCGGAGGAGCTGTGTTCTATCTTCAAACGTTGTCGTGATGACGACACAACTAAACTTCGTTTGAAATACAATCCATGGTACCACACTATCGAGAAGCAGATGGGCTCGCGCGTAATTGTCGACGGCAGAGAGATGATTATGTTGAGCAGCAATGACTATCTAGGACTCACCAACCATCCGAAAGTCCTGGAAGCTGGTAAAAAAGCTCTAGACCGTTGGGGAAGTAGTACAACAGGGTCCAGATTGGCTAATGGTAGCAGACGATATCATATAGATTTAGAGACGAAATTGGCTGAGTTTTTGGGGAAAGAGGACTGCCACGTCTCAACGGCGGGGTATTTATCCTGCATGTCGGCTGTGGCAACTTATGCCTCTAAAGGCGACCTGATCTTGGTTGATCGCAATGTACACTCATCTCTCTGGTGCGGAATCACTCAGACGGGAGCCAAAGTGGAGCGGTTTAGTCATAATAGTCCTGAGGACCTGGCCAACATTCTACAGTTCGAGCAAAAGGAGACCCCAAAGATTCTTGTTATCGAAGGTGTTTACTCGATGGAAGGTCATATAGCCACGATCCCTGAGTTTCTGGAAGTCATCAAGTACCAGAACTGTTTTGTCGTAGTGGACGACGCCCATGGGGTTGGCGTATTGGGGCATGGAGGAAGAGGGACTGTGGATCATCTTGGGGTCACTGAATCAGTTGATATAATCACAGGCAGTCTTTCCAAGGCTCTTTCAAGCACAGGCGGATTTGTCGCTGGATCGAAGGAAGTCATTGAATTTCTGAGAACTCATTCGAAGCAGACCATCTTTAGTGCCGGGATAAGCCCTTGTCAGGCAGCTTGTGCAGAAGCCGCCTTAGATATTCTACAATCCGAACCCGAACATCTTGAAAGGCTTTGGGAAAATACACGGTTCTATAAAGCCCTGCTGGCGGAACTTAATCTCGACACTTGGAATAGTGAGACCGCCGCGGTGCCTATCGTTCTGGGGAATAAGGAAAAAACTTATCGGATGTGGCACTCTTTGATGGAGAAGGGCATATTCTCAGTAATGGCCGTCTCTCCCGGCGTCATTCCCGGAAAAGATATGATCCGAACCTCAATCTCGGCCCGTCATACTCGCGAAGATCTCGAGATCATTGCCGAGGCACTTACCGACATAGCCAAAAAGCTCTAG
- the lolD_2 gene encoding Lipoprotein-releasing system ATP-binding protein LolD has translation MKSQPKANVSSEIVLTCSDIKHSLGEKSNRVPILKNVGFTLNASKVHAIVGPSGCGKSTLLYLAGLLDRPDSGEICLRGDPMANASDEQRTKARNEYIGFVFQFHFLLAEFSVLENVMLPMRKQNTLNPEEMKDRAFSLLVDVALDDKADRLATQLSGGEQQRVAIARALANSPSLILADEPTGNLDVANSSSVFDLLYRFAAEKGHAVLIVTHNMALANRCDNIFRMEDGCFI, from the coding sequence ATGAAATCCCAACCAAAGGCCAATGTCTCGTCTGAGATCGTTCTCACCTGCAGCGATATCAAGCACAGTCTTGGAGAGAAATCAAATCGGGTTCCGATTTTGAAGAATGTTGGTTTCACTTTAAATGCCTCAAAAGTACACGCTATCGTCGGACCATCAGGATGCGGCAAAAGCACCCTCCTCTATCTAGCTGGACTCCTGGATAGACCCGATTCTGGCGAGATTTGTTTACGCGGAGATCCTATGGCTAACGCATCTGACGAACAGCGGACTAAAGCTCGCAATGAATATATTGGATTCGTTTTTCAGTTTCACTTCCTCCTTGCGGAATTCTCCGTCCTTGAAAACGTGATGCTTCCTATGCGGAAACAAAACACTTTAAATCCTGAGGAGATGAAAGATCGTGCGTTTTCCCTTCTGGTTGACGTTGCTCTCGACGACAAGGCAGATCGCCTTGCCACTCAGCTCTCGGGAGGTGAACAGCAACGAGTGGCAATTGCCCGCGCCCTTGCTAATTCTCCTTCTTTAATCCTTGCCGATGAACCGACCGGGAATCTCGACGTTGCTAATTCATCTTCAGTTTTCGACCTTCTCTACCGATTCGCAGCCGAAAAAGGACATGCTGTACTAATTGTCACTCATAATATGGCCCTGGCCAATAGGTGCGACAATATTTTCCGCATGGAGGACGGTTGTTTTATCTAA
- the fabZ_2 gene encoding 3-hydroxyacyl-[acyl-carrier-protein] dehydratase FabZ: MSTGQTDIFSAELEGQLRESLRRCSPETVEGAIAYRRDGDAKRVPAVVLGIIERFVEPEFRSRLKETWGEVRIVDDLGVDSLLMLEIVMLVEETLDVSIQNDELLELRTLDDVKTLIQCKIEGVPMPQRPRHMAVDQIAAIVPYKHPFLFLQEAVIREAAAEGRYEIKGDERFLEGHFRDNPVFPASLMIEALGQLAVLFLVSSEITEEKGPVNSNSILFVSCNGVRCHRVCRPGDVLVMDVKLLRVRRPLAVFKGAISVEGEKVAIIEDLSLSFSSEE; the protein is encoded by the coding sequence ATGTCGACTGGACAGACAGATATTTTTTCCGCTGAACTCGAAGGGCAACTGCGAGAATCATTACGTCGTTGCTCTCCTGAGACGGTCGAAGGGGCGATTGCTTATCGAAGAGACGGTGATGCGAAAAGGGTACCTGCGGTAGTGCTTGGCATCATTGAACGATTTGTCGAACCGGAGTTTCGAAGCCGCCTTAAAGAGACTTGGGGTGAAGTAAGGATTGTCGATGATCTTGGGGTTGATTCCCTCCTCATGCTTGAAATCGTAATGCTAGTGGAAGAAACGCTCGATGTCTCAATCCAGAATGATGAACTACTCGAGCTTCGGACGTTGGACGATGTTAAGACGCTAATACAGTGCAAGATCGAAGGGGTTCCAATGCCTCAGAGACCTAGGCATATGGCAGTTGACCAGATTGCCGCTATAGTTCCCTACAAGCATCCATTTTTATTTTTACAGGAGGCTGTGATTCGTGAGGCAGCGGCGGAGGGACGCTATGAAATTAAGGGAGATGAGAGATTTTTAGAAGGGCACTTCAGGGATAATCCGGTATTTCCTGCTTCGCTGATGATTGAGGCTCTTGGACAATTAGCGGTTCTCTTCCTTGTTTCCTCTGAAATTACGGAAGAGAAGGGCCCGGTAAATTCAAATAGTATCTTGTTTGTTTCTTGTAATGGGGTTAGGTGTCACAGGGTATGCCGTCCCGGTGATGTGTTGGTCATGGATGTTAAGTTGCTTCGAGTAAGACGCCCTTTGGCTGTATTTAAGGGGGCGATCTCCGTGGAAGGGGAAAAAGTTGCCATCATCGAAGATCTATCTTTGTCTTTCTCCTCCGAGGAGTAA
- the fabB gene encoding 3-oxoacyl-[acyl-carrier-protein] synthase 1 produces MPRVVVTGIGFITSIGNDKIAVSRNLKELRHGIGLYPPFQTENSPVKVAGIVKEFDTDSDDPGEWEFPGKEKIKSETLRSLAPHGLFSHCAVDQAIENAGLSKDEVSHERSGLFSASPGSMSNIHRNIARLHSRGAMRCSPMGIISSVAGTVNFNLVASLGIKGASLGFTSACSSSGHALGYGFDEIVQGRQDRIIVVGAEDGNLENILPFAAMRSLSVSSDPDRASRPFDRKRDGFVGTGGAAAMILESDEVACGRGASIYAEFLGWGQASDGYHVVMAHPEGEGLSIAMKNAIRSSRIPKESVDYVNAHAPSTLAGDLSEMKALRRVFQGGKARPAISSTKALTGHGLSLASVMEASFCVLSLSEGFMPGSAHIEELDPEGNGLEIIRTSRDTKPEVVMSNSSGFGGTNVSLIFGGYKSS; encoded by the coding sequence ATGCCGAGAGTAGTCGTTACGGGGATAGGGTTTATTACCAGTATTGGAAACGACAAGATTGCAGTCTCACGGAATCTCAAAGAGCTCCGTCACGGGATTGGGCTTTATCCACCCTTCCAGACCGAGAACAGTCCTGTCAAAGTTGCCGGTATCGTGAAAGAATTTGATACGGATTCCGATGATCCTGGGGAGTGGGAATTCCCTGGTAAGGAGAAAATCAAGTCTGAGACTTTACGTAGTTTGGCGCCCCATGGACTATTCTCCCACTGTGCGGTTGATCAAGCGATAGAGAACGCGGGGCTTTCCAAGGATGAGGTTTCTCATGAGAGGTCTGGTCTTTTTTCTGCATCGCCCGGATCGATGTCCAACATTCACCGGAATATAGCCCGGCTGCATAGCCGCGGAGCAATGCGATGTTCTCCGATGGGTATCATATCTTCGGTTGCGGGGACAGTGAATTTCAATCTGGTCGCTTCTCTTGGAATCAAGGGTGCTTCATTAGGTTTTACCTCTGCCTGCTCATCATCCGGACACGCGTTGGGCTATGGATTTGACGAGATTGTGCAAGGGCGACAGGATCGGATAATCGTAGTTGGAGCGGAAGATGGAAACTTAGAAAATATATTACCCTTTGCCGCAATGCGCTCGCTCTCAGTTTCTTCAGATCCCGATCGGGCTTCACGACCGTTTGACCGAAAGCGAGATGGATTCGTCGGAACGGGTGGTGCTGCTGCCATGATATTGGAGAGCGATGAAGTAGCCTGTGGAAGAGGAGCATCAATCTATGCTGAATTCTTAGGGTGGGGCCAGGCATCGGACGGGTACCATGTGGTGATGGCACACCCGGAAGGGGAAGGGCTCTCAATCGCAATGAAAAATGCGATTCGCAGTTCTAGAATCCCAAAGGAAAGTGTGGACTATGTAAACGCCCATGCCCCTTCGACATTAGCAGGTGATTTATCGGAGATGAAGGCATTACGCCGAGTTTTCCAAGGTGGGAAAGCCCGGCCTGCTATCAGTAGCACTAAAGCGTTGACCGGACATGGTTTATCTCTTGCCAGTGTTATGGAAGCATCGTTTTGTGTATTGAGCTTAAGTGAGGGGTTCATGCCCGGTTCGGCTCATATTGAAGAGTTAGATCCAGAAGGAAATGGGTTAGAAATCATTCGGACTTCACGGGACACAAAGCCGGAGGTTGTTATGAGCAATAGTAGCGGTTTCGGCGGGACTAATGTCTCATTGATTTTCGGCGGCTACAAGAGTTCTTGA
- the lolC gene encoding Lipoprotein-releasing system transmembrane protein LolC, with protein MLMSLTGVIVGVSLFILAQAHTSGFERLFIESIWGTNGVIRISDKLQDTLRSMSVDSSPGEAGGFYYAHRKSKNYVHGITNSEQVIDAVRQFRNVSGISPVLRGTVDLISGGSSRPVDVYGIDLERHLMVSDLEDQIISGSLKRFRESPTGFLAGSLVASRLGIETGDTAIAWSLGKNYRFRLSGIFETGISQLDATRIFLHIDQARNVLKRPHGASFLQVNLFDKERAPEDAYRMERVLRHIVASWQERERSSLEVFRALKISSALTVSTIIIISGLGMFNTLAIIVMEKRREIAILRSIGYTRTDVSLIFLIQGGIILAVGIVVGCICGSILTFLASKIPINIQGVFTVDHIVVHWSFYHYIAAIITATVVVLVASYFPSQKAARIEPAGIIRETSG; from the coding sequence ATGTTGATGAGCCTCACCGGGGTTATCGTTGGGGTCAGTCTTTTCATTCTTGCTCAAGCGCACACGAGCGGTTTCGAGAGATTATTCATCGAATCAATTTGGGGAACAAACGGAGTCATCCGAATTTCAGATAAACTCCAGGATACCCTCAGAAGCATGTCAGTGGATAGCTCCCCTGGAGAAGCAGGGGGGTTTTACTACGCCCATCGAAAAAGCAAGAATTATGTACACGGGATCACAAATTCGGAGCAAGTGATAGATGCCGTCCGACAGTTTCGAAATGTTTCGGGTATATCTCCAGTTCTGAGAGGTACGGTAGACCTAATCAGTGGAGGTAGTTCCAGGCCTGTCGATGTCTATGGCATTGATCTAGAAAGACACTTGATGGTTTCTGATCTTGAGGATCAAATCATTAGTGGAAGCCTCAAGAGATTTCGTGAATCGCCCACTGGATTCCTAGCAGGAAGTCTAGTTGCAAGTCGTCTCGGAATTGAAACGGGTGACACAGCCATTGCCTGGTCCCTCGGAAAAAACTATCGATTCCGCCTAAGCGGAATCTTCGAAACCGGGATTTCACAGCTCGATGCAACTAGAATATTCCTTCACATTGACCAGGCCCGCAATGTCCTAAAGCGCCCACATGGAGCTTCTTTTCTTCAGGTCAACCTCTTTGACAAAGAACGAGCCCCAGAGGACGCCTATCGAATGGAGCGCGTCCTAAGACATATCGTTGCAAGTTGGCAAGAGAGAGAGAGATCATCCCTGGAAGTATTTCGAGCTCTCAAAATTTCTTCTGCCCTAACAGTTTCTACAATCATCATCATATCTGGATTGGGTATGTTTAATACTCTTGCCATAATCGTCATGGAAAAAAGACGTGAGATTGCAATACTCCGCTCGATAGGTTACACACGGACAGATGTTTCTCTAATCTTTCTGATCCAAGGAGGAATTATTCTCGCCGTAGGAATTGTAGTTGGGTGTATATGCGGCAGTATTCTTACATTCCTTGCATCGAAAATTCCGATCAACATCCAAGGAGTATTTACTGTCGACCACATCGTTGTTCATTGGAGCTTCTACCACTATATTGCAGCCATAATTACCGCCACCGTGGTTGTTCTAGTCGCTAGCTACTTCCCATCTCAAAAAGCAGCACGGATTGAGCCTGCCGGAATCATCCGTGAAACCTCAGGATGA
- the pimB gene encoding GDP-mannose-dependent alpha-(1-6)-phosphatidylinositol monomannoside mannosyltransferase: MRNDQIRERPANRTPVIIITHEFYPRKSGIAIYVQEMAKSIQEKGYEVTVWAPSASKVNKRHFPYTVRTLPVSFSFGFMFPFAFVYYLIRHRKEISRSILFLPEPGFIHSMIYLQLLPLIQPAKLVVALHGSEIYSFASFLHRRLLFRRFLQNADRIAVVSRFTRNLLDSFFPNFHGKTVVTANALRTDLPRDLSEPEKDPNSKIILTVARIYPRKGQIYVLEALGKLPLKERMETVYWIVGPANRKHYLKRLVTYAKNHSINIKIFGEVNEEELSQIYRQADIFAMTSVPYKRSIEGFGLSYLEASSFGLPVVGFRFGGVNEAVKDGETGLLCDQRDTDALAKNFHKLLKNKGLRDLIGRHGISWAKQNSWPANANALLRNL, from the coding sequence ATGCGCAACGACCAAATTCGAGAGCGCCCCGCTAATCGCACTCCGGTGATTATTATCACCCATGAGTTCTATCCACGTAAATCAGGTATTGCGATTTACGTACAGGAGATGGCCAAATCTATCCAAGAAAAAGGTTACGAAGTCACGGTATGGGCACCTTCTGCTTCCAAGGTTAACAAACGCCATTTTCCTTATACAGTTCGAACTCTTCCCGTTAGTTTCTCATTTGGATTTATGTTTCCGTTTGCCTTTGTCTACTACCTTATCCGCCACCGAAAGGAAATCAGTCGAAGCATTCTTTTTCTCCCCGAACCAGGTTTTATTCATTCCATGATTTATCTTCAACTCCTACCCTTAATTCAACCAGCCAAACTGGTTGTTGCTCTTCATGGATCTGAGATCTATTCATTTGCTTCATTTCTCCACCGCCGCCTTCTTTTTCGCCGTTTCCTCCAAAATGCTGACCGAATTGCTGTCGTTTCCAGATTTACCCGCAATCTTTTGGACAGTTTTTTCCCAAACTTTCATGGGAAAACAGTAGTTACCGCCAATGCCTTGCGTACGGATCTGCCTCGTGATCTTTCGGAACCGGAGAAAGATCCCAATTCCAAAATTATTCTCACAGTCGCGCGCATCTATCCCAGAAAGGGACAAATCTACGTCCTTGAAGCACTTGGAAAGTTGCCCCTTAAAGAAAGAATGGAGACAGTTTACTGGATTGTCGGACCCGCTAATCGGAAACACTACCTCAAGCGACTGGTCACCTACGCAAAAAATCACAGCATCAACATTAAAATCTTTGGTGAAGTCAACGAAGAGGAACTATCCCAAATCTACCGACAAGCTGATATTTTTGCGATGACCAGCGTTCCCTACAAACGGAGTATCGAAGGATTCGGGCTAAGCTATCTTGAAGCCTCCTCTTTTGGTCTACCAGTTGTCGGTTTTCGATTTGGCGGCGTCAACGAGGCAGTAAAGGACGGTGAAACAGGCCTTTTGTGTGATCAAAGAGACACCGATGCGCTCGCTAAAAACTTTCATAAACTTTTGAAAAACAAAGGCTTGAGAGACCTCATCGGCCGTCATGGGATTAGTTGGGCTAAACAAAATTCATGGCCCGCTAACGCGAATGCGCTGTTGCGTAATCTCTAA
- the bshA_2 gene encoding N-acetyl-alpha-D-glucosaminyl L-malate synthase: protein MKILILQDFLRGGGTEQQVVFLATYFKKEGHEVVLLTFRPSGRLIGRLANSGIHCYSLQKFDLGLSFFAPGIFAALRNEAPDVILCMGRMANYYAGLIQRKNREIPVVGSVRTGKKVSVLYRWSLRQVRAIIVNSLWWHNQLERIGVNLDKVELIYNSMVLSVDRKIDNTERNRLRSQFCVGPSQCVFLNVANFRKGKRQQRLIRIFSRLRGTCDWQLWFLGEGRELRRCQKTARTYGIDKQVRFFNFSHQPRIFYGASDVAVSASVEDSLPNFIIEAQAMGLPVIASDTGGVRESFLPGGSGLLIPSDDDTSFHRALMHLKANPQLREKFGKEGISYTMKQFSGEKQAREVLDLLKRIVEANKLCASSL, encoded by the coding sequence ATGAAGATCTTGATCTTGCAAGATTTTCTACGTGGAGGTGGCACCGAGCAACAGGTAGTCTTCCTAGCGACGTATTTCAAGAAGGAAGGACACGAGGTAGTTCTATTAACCTTTCGACCTTCGGGTCGTTTAATCGGTCGATTAGCCAATTCTGGAATACACTGTTACTCGCTGCAGAAATTCGATTTGGGCCTCTCATTTTTTGCTCCAGGAATCTTTGCAGCACTGCGAAACGAGGCCCCTGATGTCATCCTGTGCATGGGGAGAATGGCAAATTATTACGCGGGCCTTATCCAGAGGAAAAATAGAGAAATTCCCGTTGTCGGTTCAGTTCGAACAGGGAAGAAGGTGTCTGTTTTGTACCGTTGGTCACTTAGGCAGGTGAGGGCAATTATTGTAAATAGCCTATGGTGGCATAATCAGTTGGAGAGGATTGGGGTTAATCTGGATAAGGTAGAACTTATTTACAATTCAATGGTTTTGTCTGTCGATAGAAAGATTGACAATACGGAGAGAAATCGTCTCCGCAGTCAGTTCTGTGTTGGGCCTTCGCAATGTGTCTTTTTGAATGTGGCCAATTTTCGAAAAGGAAAGCGGCAGCAACGGTTGATTCGAATTTTTTCCAGACTTCGGGGGACCTGTGATTGGCAGCTCTGGTTCCTCGGTGAGGGCAGGGAGCTCAGGCGATGCCAGAAGACTGCGCGAACATATGGAATTGATAAGCAGGTCCGATTCTTTAACTTCAGCCACCAACCTCGGATTTTCTACGGTGCCTCCGACGTGGCGGTTTCCGCATCCGTTGAGGATTCGCTGCCAAATTTCATAATCGAAGCACAGGCAATGGGGTTGCCGGTGATTGCTTCGGACACAGGCGGGGTTCGAGAGTCCTTCCTCCCTGGTGGATCGGGTCTCCTAATACCCTCCGATGACGATACGTCTTTTCACAGAGCTCTAATGCATCTGAAAGCTAATCCTCAGCTACGAGAGAAATTCGGAAAAGAGGGAATAAGCTACACAATGAAACAATTTTCTGGCGAAAAGCAGGCGAGGGAGGTCCTGGATCTTTTAAAAAGAATTGTAGAGGCCAATAAATTATGTGCTTCCAGTCTCTAG
- the ugtP gene encoding Processive diacylglycerol beta-glucosyltransferase: MLTSATGGGHDARARTFESWVWKLYGERAEVRIEEILEGSSVLIRFGVYVYNLIQRRAPVLHNLYWWVAEGFMMLNARLTLFGYSHFRRILLEFEPDVVFSVHDSTNRGYFRVARRTIPDREIKCVTYCGEFSGGPGFSRNWVDRDVDFFYARTSESASYAATLGIPKEKTRILGNFLPPETSSSSSNDERKAEFRKRILGLDGDQFTVFLAAAGSGANHHRSLLEVLKGLSDCLQVIVICGKDERLYRSLEVWRERNPGLQMFLEGFSSKVLQLIEVSNVIVARPGSNTSAEALYYGCPIIFNGMGGLMPQERLTLRYFLKHRAAELISTEKEFEQKIRGWINFSGDYLECRNNILSLRTDDSPEVMVQDLVSPFRRIYGNSSE, encoded by the coding sequence GTGCTGACCTCGGCAACCGGAGGGGGGCACGACGCAAGAGCGCGAACTTTCGAGTCTTGGGTCTGGAAACTTTACGGAGAGAGGGCTGAAGTCAGAATTGAGGAGATTCTTGAAGGTTCGTCGGTTTTGATAAGGTTTGGCGTCTACGTTTACAACTTGATTCAAAGAAGAGCTCCAGTCTTGCACAATCTCTACTGGTGGGTAGCAGAGGGGTTTATGATGCTCAACGCTCGGCTGACACTTTTTGGCTATTCCCATTTCCGTCGCATTCTTTTGGAATTCGAGCCTGATGTTGTTTTCAGTGTGCACGATTCAACTAACCGGGGTTACTTCCGAGTTGCCCGGAGAACAATTCCGGATAGAGAAATCAAATGTGTAACTTATTGCGGAGAATTCTCCGGTGGTCCGGGATTTAGTCGGAATTGGGTCGATAGGGACGTTGATTTCTTCTATGCCCGTACCAGTGAGTCTGCATCCTATGCTGCAACGCTCGGTATCCCTAAGGAGAAAACCAGAATTTTGGGAAATTTTCTACCACCGGAGACTTCCAGTTCCTCTTCTAACGATGAGCGGAAAGCCGAGTTCCGAAAACGTATTCTCGGTTTGGATGGAGATCAGTTCACTGTTTTCTTAGCGGCAGCTGGTTCCGGCGCCAATCATCACCGTAGTTTACTAGAAGTATTGAAAGGCCTTTCTGATTGCCTTCAGGTTATTGTTATTTGTGGAAAGGACGAGCGGCTCTACCGTTCATTGGAAGTGTGGCGGGAGCGTAACCCCGGGCTTCAAATGTTTCTTGAAGGATTCAGCAGTAAGGTTCTGCAGTTAATCGAAGTTAGTAATGTGATAGTGGCGCGTCCCGGTTCAAATACCAGCGCCGAGGCTCTCTATTATGGATGTCCGATAATCTTTAATGGAATGGGTGGATTGATGCCTCAGGAGCGACTTACCCTTCGCTACTTTCTAAAACATAGGGCGGCTGAATTGATCAGCACCGAGAAGGAATTCGAGCAGAAGATACGAGGATGGATCAACTTTTCTGGAGATTATCTTGAATGCCGAAACAACATTCTTTCCTTGAGGACGGATGACAGTCCCGAGGTGATGGTACAAGATTTAGTGAGTCCTTTTCGAAGGATATATGGTAATTCAAGTGAGTGA
- the bshA_1 gene encoding N-acetyl-alpha-D-glucosaminyl L-malate synthase, whose amino-acid sequence MVIQVSDQKQEASNLKIAYLFTTFPVLTETTFQREIRILKTKNIELEIYSLWGGKKEFENLPITRFRKFKLIFLFWWFPYWMAKKPGVVRKLWGEVRKIPFHSWGSLCETFIGFSFALIYANELRQRAPGLIHAAWATMPASAGLLVKNLTGIPYSMEGHAYDVFQNGGAWLLRRKIKEAEFVRTSSESTRSRLLEFADEREKLILVRRGLDKRPPMSEIRNSRIPLRILSVGRLIEKMGYFDQIRLYSEILAQGIDFNVRIIGGGPLLRPLERLIQKFGLEGKVILWGSQPFDSVIEQLIWADLFVYTGIISKDGDRAGFPNAVGEAMAAGVPVLSTAVAGIPEAIEHGRSGIVCDIHEPLSWVNPMRRLQMDDGFYSELRKGARDWIDSNFDGWRNIDRLYQAFHQHCN is encoded by the coding sequence ATGGTAATTCAAGTGAGTGATCAGAAGCAGGAAGCAAGCAATCTGAAGATTGCCTACTTATTCACGACCTTTCCCGTCCTGACTGAGACGACTTTTCAGCGGGAGATACGTATTCTGAAGACTAAAAATATCGAACTTGAGATCTACTCTCTTTGGGGGGGGAAGAAAGAATTCGAGAATTTACCTATTACACGCTTTCGGAAGTTCAAACTGATTTTTCTTTTCTGGTGGTTTCCTTATTGGATGGCGAAGAAGCCGGGTGTTGTCCGAAAACTTTGGGGTGAAGTTCGTAAGATCCCTTTTCACTCTTGGGGTAGCTTATGCGAGACTTTCATTGGATTTTCATTTGCCCTAATATATGCTAACGAATTGAGACAGAGAGCTCCTGGACTAATACATGCGGCTTGGGCGACTATGCCGGCCAGCGCGGGGCTTTTGGTGAAAAATTTAACTGGGATTCCTTATTCGATGGAAGGCCATGCCTATGATGTGTTTCAGAATGGTGGTGCTTGGTTACTCCGTAGAAAGATTAAAGAGGCTGAATTCGTCCGTACTTCCAGTGAATCGACAAGGTCTCGTCTTCTCGAATTCGCTGATGAAAGGGAAAAGTTAATTTTAGTTCGTCGAGGCTTGGATAAGAGGCCCCCGATGTCGGAGATTCGGAATTCCCGTATTCCTCTCCGAATATTGAGTGTTGGGCGATTGATTGAAAAAATGGGCTACTTTGATCAGATCCGACTGTACTCGGAGATCTTGGCTCAAGGCATTGATTTCAATGTTCGAATAATTGGAGGAGGTCCCCTGCTGAGACCTCTGGAGCGTCTGATTCAAAAGTTTGGATTAGAGGGAAAGGTGATCCTATGGGGAAGCCAGCCCTTCGATTCCGTAATTGAGCAGCTAATCTGGGCTGACCTTTTTGTTTATACTGGAATTATATCCAAGGATGGAGATCGGGCAGGGTTTCCCAATGCTGTGGGCGAAGCTATGGCTGCAGGAGTGCCAGTTTTGTCTACTGCCGTGGCTGGGATCCCAGAAGCAATTGAGCATGGACGGAGTGGAATCGTTTGCGATATTCATGAGCCGTTAAGCTGGGTTAATCCGATGAGGCGCCTTCAAATGGACGACGGATTTTATTCCGAACTGAGAAAGGGGGCCCGAGATTGGATAGATAGCAATTTTGATGGCTGGAGAAATATAGATAGACTTTATCAGGCATTCCACCAGCACTGTAATTAG